Proteins from one Podospora pseudoanserina strain CBS 124.78 chromosome 1, whole genome shotgun sequence genomic window:
- the SEC2 gene encoding rab guanine nucleotide exchange factor S2 (EggNog:ENOG503NZEU; COG:U), translating into MTADIARSVPSTPQPQRLFSPQEHDDENDLSTIPDPRSRAMSPADPETMAASHHPDLDQEVATLSTKLINAINHQTTLDDNLSATRLELEKAREQVRQLEVQVAEQREMLAGDVWVRRKTVEAEKSHLLARVAEEKRARADMEQQKKKIEQELENLTAALFEEANKMVISAKEEARREQEVLQRKNDQLKSQLADTEAILRSQQEQLVQLKNVMEQMTAANEEQAPPTCPSSPTFSKFEDCDGPSVTMNHPHHTHSQSLPAALSPSYPTSFTQLLHPVLRTDLAAFRDFKDLVQTSKRLSSQRTPSNASNSGLVSLGLGLGSVASHVTAGNLSSTSLATNATAGSPATSPQTPNTPASTVSTTSSAAAPVLPHLKETKFYKRVLTEDIEPTLRLDSAPGLSWLARRSVLTAMTEGTLVVEPAPSTTTGRFGRIMRPELIPCSLCGEQRTEEQYLRTHRFRTSESDSAQNAYPLCKYCLGRVRSTCDFLGFLRIVKDGHWRAEDEDAERAAWEESVRLRDQMFWSRIGGGVVPGGHVHRGVSSVAPSIRGERSPRPSHEISEKFADVPEVPGPVDAAKELPKTPEQRPADETLPVPQAPPALDKVEEVDDDKTPPAVVEDDSKTPLAAIKDEKPPPAVEESQIPPPALDEPVQSLKPQPSVQQVEVKPLSLTIP; encoded by the coding sequence ATGACCGCCGACATTGCCCGTTCTGTTCCCTCTACGCCCCAGCCGCAGCGGCTCTTCTCACCCCAAGAACATGATGACGAGAACGACTTGAGCACCATCCCCGACCCTAGGAGCAGGGCGATGAGCCCTGCAGACCCCGAAACCATGGCCGCCTCCCACCATCCCGATCTCGACCAGGAGGTCGCAACTTTGAGCACCAAGctcatcaacgccatcaaccaccagaCGACTTTGGACGATAATCTCTCTGCGACGAGGTTGGAATTGGAAAAGGCCCGCGAGCAGGTTCGGCAGTTGGAAGTCCAGGTGGCCGAGCAGAGGGAGATGCTGGCAGGGGACGTTTGGGTTCGAAGGAAAACCGTCGAGGCCGAAAAGAGCCATCTTCTGGCGCGtgtggcggaggagaagcggGCGCGTGCCGACATGGAAcagcagaaaaagaagattgAGCAGGAACTGGAGAACTTGACGGCAGCTCTCTTTGAAGAGGCTAACAAGATGGTTATCTCGGCCAAAGAGGAGGCTCGAAGAGAACAGGAAGTCCTTCAGCGCAAGAATGATCAGCTGAAATCCCAGCTTGCCGACACGGAAGCCATTCTTAGGTCGCAACAGGAACAGCTGGTCCAGCTGAAGAACGTTATGGAGCAGATGACGGCAGCGAATGAGGAGCAGGCTCCCCCTACCTGCCCATCGTCACCGACCTTCAGCAAATTCGAGGACTGCGATGGTCCCTCCGTTACCATGAACCACCCGCACCACACCCATAGTCAGAGTCTCCCGGCTGCGCTTTCGCCGTCATACCCAACCAGCTTCACGCAGCTGCTACACCCGGTCCTTCGCACAGACTTGGCGGCATTCCGGGATTTCAAGGATCTTGTCCAAACATCGAAGCGGCTCTCGTCCCAGCGCACTCCTTCGAATGCTTCAAATTCTGGATTGGTCTCACTTGGGCTCGGTCTCGGGTCTGTGGCGTCCCATGTCACGGCGGGCAACCTGTCCAGTACATCTCTTGCGACCAATGCCACCGCCGGCTCGCCGGCGACCTCGCCGCAGACGCCAAATACCCCCGCTTCCACCGTGAGCACAACCTCTTCTGCCGCCGCGCCTGTCCTGCCCCATTTGAAGGAGACCAAGTTCTACAAGAGGGTCTTGACGGAGGATATCGAGCCGACCCTTCGGTTGGACAGTGCGCCTGGCCTTTCTTGGCTCGCTCGCCGGAGCGTATTGACTGCCATGACGGAAGGAACATTGGTTGTTGAGCCCGCGCCGTCCACGACCACTGGCAGATTTGGCAGAATCATGAGACCTGAATTGATCCCATGCTCTCTATGCGGCGAGCAGAGGACTGAAGAGCAGTATCTTCGGACACATCGTTTCCGCACCAGCGAGTCCGACTCGGCACAAAACGCATATCCCCTTTGCAAATACTGTCTTGGTCGGGTTCGGTCTACTTGCGATTTCCTCGGGTTTTTGCGTATTGTGAAGGACGGCCATTGGcgtgccgaggacgaggatgctGAACGGGCCGCTTGGGAGGAGAGCGTTCGGTTGAGAGATCAGATGTTCTGGAGCCGCATCGGAGGTGGCGTCGTGCCTGGAGGGCATGTTCATCGAGGAGTCTCCAGTGTTGCGCCTAGCATCCGCGGCGAGCGAAGCCCCAGGCCGAGCCACGAAATCTCGGAGAAGTTTGCAGATGTACCCGAGGTTCCCGGACCTGTCGACGCGGCCAAAGAGCTGCCCAAAACGCCTGAGCAGCGTCCCGCAGACGAGACGCTGCCTGTTCCTCAAGCGCCACCTGCGCTTGAcaaagtggaggaggttgacgacgacaagaCACCACCTGCCGTCGTCGAGGACGACTCCAAAACACCCCTGGCGGCGATCAAGGAcgaaaaaccaccacccgcagTGGAAGAGTCTCAGATTCCGCCACCAGCCCTTGATGAGCCTGTCCAGTCCCTCAAGCCGCAACCATCTGTCCAACAAGTCGAGGTTAAGCCTCTGTCTTTGACGATACCCTGA